GATAATGTTATTTTAAAAAATATAATCTTTATCAATGGTAAATCAACTCAAACCACTTCTGATTATTACGGTGGAGCTATAAGATGGTATGGGGATGATGCTACAATTATAAACTCTACTTTTATCAATAATGCAGCTGGAAGATATGGTGGAGCTGTAACATTTTATTATACCTCTGGAAAAATAATTAATTCCACATTCATAAACAATACTGCAGCAACAGACGGTGGGGCATTTTATGAATATGGATCAGGTTCATCATATAATGTTGAAATAACTAATTCCAAATTTATTAACAATAAAGCTTTAAGTTCAAGCGGTAACGGTGGAGCTATTTATTTATATCAAAGTCCAAATTCTAAACTTTTAAATTCCACTTTTATAAATAATACTGCAGGAAAGTTTGGTGGTTCCATATATTGGTACGGTGCAGATAGTGTAATATCTGATATAACTGTAATTAACAGTACTACAACATCTTCTAGTGGTCAGGGAGGCTCATTGCATATTGCAACTGGGTCAGGAACAACAATATCAAATTCAAATTTCATCAATTCAAAATCAAAAACTGGTGGTGCAGTATATATAGATGACCCTGATATTACTATTGAAAATTCTAAATTCATTAACAGCAATGCAACAACAAGTGCTGGTGCAATTTATGTAAATGATAAAAATATTAAAATTATTAATTCAACTTTCATTAATTCGACTGCTGCAGGCAGTGGAGGAACATTTTATTGGGTAGGTGCAAATGGAAATATTATTAATTCCACAATCATCAATTCAAGTTCCAAAAGCTATGCTGGAGCAGTTTACTGGGCAGGTTCATCTAACACATATGGTCAAATAATAAATACTACATTTATTAATTCAACAGCTACAAATCAAGGTGGAACTATTTATTGGGCTAGTAATTATGGAAGTTTAATAAACATTACAATAGAAAATTCCAAATCCGATGCACGTGGAGGTATCATTTACTGGACAGGTCAATATGGTACTATAACTAATTCTAAATTCATCAACGGTACTGCAGCAACAGATGGTGGTGTAATCTATTGGTATAGTCGTAATCCAACAATTACAAATAACGAATTCATAAATAACACTGCTTTAAATGGTAATGCTGGAGCAATTTACATTTTTCAATCAGCAACTCCTGTGTTATCTGGAAATAAATTTAAGAATAATAATGCATCTGGAAATGGTGGTGCAATAGTATTTGATGGAAGTAGTTCAGGAGAAATTGTTCAATCAGAATTCATCAATAATACTGCAGCAAAAATTGGAGGGGCTATTTATGCATCTTCCAGTAGCAGTATTTCACTTCAAAAATTAAACTTTGAAGATAATACCGCATTAACAAATGCAGGTGCTGTCTATATAACTGCTAGTGACAATCCGGAAATAATTGATGCGACATTTAAAAATAACATTGCAGGTCAAAATGGTGGAGCAGTTTACATATACAACAGTCAAGGAGCAGAATTGAACAATATCCAATTCATCAATAATACTGCATTAAATGGAGGATCAATTTATATCTCTGCAAGTTCAAGTTATTCAAGCACTAATACATTAGAAATATTAAATTCAAATTTTACAAGAAATACTGCAACTAATGATGGTGGTGCTATTTATTGGTTAAGTTCTTCCGATGATAAAGGAAGCATTTCTCAATTGAACTTCAATGACAATAATGCAGTTAATGGTGGTGCATTTTATATTTCAGGAGCATATAATGCTAAAGTTTCACAGTTAACATTCAATAACAATACTGCTGCAAATAATGGTGGAGCATTACTCTTGACCAATGTTGATAAATCCACATTCAATGAAATCACATTCAACAATAACACTGCAGTCAACGGTGGTGCTGTCTATTCATTCAATGGTGGAGATGACACTACAATAACTGAATCTCATTTCAGTGATAATACTGCAGTTAACGGTGGGGCTATTTACTTAAATGATGTTGAAGATTATGAAATTACAGGCTCTGATTTCAGAAATAACAATGCAGTTAACGGAGGATCCGTCTTTTTAAACAATACTGTCAATACTGAAATTTCAGAAGATACATTTTCCAAAAATACTGCAGATAATGGTGCTTCATTATATGTAATTGATGGTTCAGCATCTGTTTTAAACTCTGCATTTTCTGAAGATGTTGCAAATGAAAATGGAGTAATTTACATTGACAGTGGTGCTTTAACTGTAACTGAATCATTAATATCAAGTCTTGAAACTAAATATGCAATTTACTCAGCTGGAACTTTAACTCTTTCACAAAACACTCTTGGTGATGAAAATTATATTTTCTTAGCTAAAAATAGTATTTCATCTGAAGTTAACATTGAAATAGTGGATGATGAAGATTATCAGGGCGGTTTAGATTATAATTTAACTGCAATCATAACAGATGATAATGATAATAGGATTATTTTAGCAGATAATAACTTAAAATTCATCATTGAAGAAGAGGAAGTTGAAGCAGTACAGGATGAAAACGGTATCTGGACTAATGAGTATACTTTTGAGAAAAGCGGTGAATATGTAATTTCTGCAAAACATGCCGGTCTTACAGGTTCTACAGTTAAATCAAATACCATTATTATAAAATTAATTGCTAATTTAGATGTCACATCCAATGATGTTGATTACTTAAATAATGTAACAATTACTATTAAATTGGATAATAATGCTCGTGGTAATGTTTCAGTATATATTGATGACTTTGAGCAAATCATTGAATTAAATGACACCAACAATGGTGAAATTAAAGTTAATGTTCCTAACTTAAATGCAGGATATTATGACATTACTGTAATTTATGATGGAGATGATGAATACTTTGCAGATTATAAATCAACCAACATTACTGTAAACAAGATTAATCCAATAATAATCATTGTTTCACAGGATATTGAAGCTGATAATCCTGTTAACGTTAGTGCTGTAGTGGCAGATACTGTAACCGGTAAATTAACTATTACTGTTGACGGCAAATCTTATGTTGTTTCAAGCAATGAAAATGTAACCATTAATGATTTAACTCCTGGAAGTTATTCAATTGTTGTAAATTACGCTGGAGATAACAATTACAATGGATTAACCAATACTTCTTCATTTAAAGTAAGTAAAAAAGATGTTGTTCCAAGTGATGATCAAACCAATTTGATTACTGTTTCTGATGATGGTAAAGTTAATTTGAATTTACCTGAAACTGCTTCAAGCTATGTTTTAATTGATATTGACGGAACTCTTTACGCTGCTGAAGTAAAAGACGGTAAAATTGATTTTGAATTGCCAAAAACATTATCTTCTGGAAATCATACAGTTGTATTTAAATACTTGGGTGATGATAATTTCGCATCATTTGAAGTAACTCAAACAGTTAATGTAAATTCCAATTCTGCAGCAAGT
The window above is part of the Methanobrevibacter sp. genome. Proteins encoded here:
- a CDS encoding Ig-like domain repeat protein, encoding MNKKILITILLILAIASITTVNAVTDEATTATTDASELTIADDQENTIITETENDITSADDTEIGTYNELKNLINTNTNGTIELTKDYIFDSSASKTGILIDDDHDGLTIDGKNHKIDANGFSQIFHINADNVILKNIIFINGKSTQTTSDYYGGAIRWYGDDATIINSTFINNAAGRYGGAVTFYYTSGKIINSTFINNTAATDGGAFYEYGSGSSYNVEITNSKFINNKALSSSGNGGAIYLYQSPNSKLLNSTFINNTAGKFGGSIYWYGADSVISDITVINSTTTSSSGQGGSLHIATGSGTTISNSNFINSKSKTGGAVYIDDPDITIENSKFINSNATTSAGAIYVNDKNIKIINSTFINSTAAGSGGTFYWVGANGNIINSTIINSSSKSYAGAVYWAGSSNTYGQIINTTFINSTATNQGGTIYWASNYGSLINITIENSKSDARGGIIYWTGQYGTITNSKFINGTAATDGGVIYWYSRNPTITNNEFINNTALNGNAGAIYIFQSATPVLSGNKFKNNNASGNGGAIVFDGSSSGEIVQSEFINNTAAKIGGAIYASSSSSISLQKLNFEDNTALTNAGAVYITASDNPEIIDATFKNNIAGQNGGAVYIYNSQGAELNNIQFINNTALNGGSIYISASSSYSSTNTLEILNSNFTRNTATNDGGAIYWLSSSDDKGSISQLNFNDNNAVNGGAFYISGAYNAKVSQLTFNNNTAANNGGALLLTNVDKSTFNEITFNNNTAVNGGAVYSFNGGDDTTITESHFSDNTAVNGGAIYLNDVEDYEITGSDFRNNNAVNGGSVFLNNTVNTEISEDTFSKNTADNGASLYVIDGSASVLNSAFSEDVANENGVIYIDSGALTVTESLISSLETKYAIYSAGTLTLSQNTLGDENYIFLAKNSISSEVNIEIVDDEDYQGGLDYNLTAIITDDNDNRIILADNNLKFIIEEEEVEAVQDENGIWTNEYTFEKSGEYVISAKHAGLTGSTVKSNTIIIKLIANLDVTSNDVDYLNNVTITIKLDNNARGNVSVYIDDFEQIIELNDTNNGEIKVNVPNLNAGYYDITVIYDGDDEYFADYKSTNITVNKINPIIIIVSQDIEADNPVNVSAVVADTVTGKLTITVDGKSYVVSSNENVTINDLTPGSYSIVVNYAGDNNYNGLTNTSSFKVSKKDVVPSDDQTNLITVSDDGKVNLNLPETASSYVLIDIDGTLYAAEVKDGKIDFELPKTLSSGNHTVVFKYLGDDNFASFEVTQTVNVNSNSAASKTQTQIIVPNVNIVYNSGNLIASLKDANGKVLANKIVKVSIGSVNQVLTTDSNGQVKLAITLAPKTYTATVTFEGDDQYVKSSANAKVVVNKAKSSIAAKNKKFKAKTKTKKYTITLKNNKGKIIKNAKVTLKVKGKLYKAKTNAKGKATFKITKLTKKGKFKAVIKFAGNSYFQKTSKTVKLT